In Dysidea avara chromosome 3, odDysAvar1.4, whole genome shotgun sequence, a single window of DNA contains:
- the LOC136251813 gene encoding uncharacterized protein, whose product MATINSTIEDHEALDETLNTVTIEGVTFYQIDYDQDNYDETDSIDPDVAERRKECGWWGYHSKNSPDRLPSRDLKAVLDDKAKILENDPNLDSTGVYIYINRRNDKKYIGKAAKQSLLQRQQQHLRSATHSKGQVGKFDRTLSKQLEADGWDFIAIPFSDPEKIDEVERNLVLLYKTYQDKCGYNTQIPGGR is encoded by the exons ATGGCCACTATCAACTCTACGATTGAGGATCACGAAGCCCTCGACGAAACCCTAAACACAGTTACCATTGAAGGTGTCACGTTCTATCAA ATTGATTATGATCAAGATAATTATGATGAGACAGATTCGATTGATCCAGATGTAGCTGAAAGGAGAAAAGAATGTGGTTGGTGGGGATATCACAGTAAGAACTCTCCTGATCGGCTGCCTTCACGTGATCTAAAAGCTGTGCTTGATGACAAGGCAAAAATCTTAGAAAATGACCCAAACTTGGATTCAACTGGtgtttacatttatataaacaGAAGGAATGATAAGAAGTATATTGGAAAGGCAGCTAAACAATCTTTGCTCCAAAGACAACAGCAGCATTTGAGATCTGCTACACATTCAAAGGGCCAAGTTGGAAAGTTTGACCGAACCCTTTCCAAACAACTTGAAGCAGATGGTTGGGATTTCATTGCAATACCATTTTCAGATCCAGAGAAAATAGATGAAGTAGAGAGAAATCTGGTCCTTCTATATAAAACCTATCAGGATAAGTGTGGATACAATACCCAAATCCCTGGAGGACGATAA
- the LOC136251810 gene encoding uncharacterized protein, with amino-acid sequence MAGSDELAQDVIDGVTVYRITAGSHDEVDWQGDPDKEAVQRMKESGWWGDRPDSLKVEYLNEKFQRMSGRSYHELSKPGVYMYVKKSSNKQMFIGSATHESLFERQLRHLNAAAFTDPQPLDKFDQELSRKYNQANWNFCAIPMTNPDKIQETEKELIAAYKAKEHGYNE; translated from the exons ATGGCTGGGAGTGACGAGTTGGCACAAGATGTCATAGACGGCGTTACCGTCTATCGA ATAACAGCAGGAAGTCACGATGAGGTAGATTGGCAAGGGGATCCGGACAAGGAGGCGGTGCAGAGGATGAAAGAATCCGGTTGGTGGGGAGACAGACCCGACAGCCTCAAAGTTGAATACCTGAACGAGAAGTTCCAGAGGATGAGTGGGCGTTCATACCACGAGTTGAGCAAACCCGGAGTGTATATGTACGTAAAAAAGAGTAGCAATAAGCAGATGTTCATTGGCAGCGCTACACACGAGTCGTTGTTTGAAAGACAACTTCGCCATCTTAACGCGGCAGCCTTCACTGACCCGCAACCACTTGATAAATTCGACCAAGAATTGAGCCGCAAATACAACCAGGCCAACTGGAACTTCTGCGCCATTCCCATGACCAACCCGGATAAGATACAAGAAACAGAAAAGGAATTAATAGCTGCATACAAGGCAAAAGAACACGGGTACAATGAGTGA